AGACCACAGCAAAAAATATGATAAACGAAAACCAGTATCTCATTAAATACCTGTATAGTTAGAAGGTGTGATTTGAGATAGTTCAGTTTTAAGTTCAGAACTGATTTCCAAACTTTCAATAAATTCTTGCATTACCTGACCATCAATTTTCTTATTGGTACGTGTTAAACCTTTTAACATTTCGTAAGGATTTGGAACACCCTCTCTACGTAATACGGTTTGAATCGCTTCTGCTACAACCGCCCAGTTATTTTCCAAATCAGCTGCAATTTTTTCTTCATTTAATAAAAGTTTACCTAAACCTTTATTCAAAGAACTTAAAGCAATCAGAGTATGTCCAAAAGGAACGCCTACGTTTCTAAGAACTGTAGAGTCGGTTAAATCACGTTGTAATCTTGAAATCGGTAACTTGGCACTTAAGTGTTCGAAAATGGCGTTGGCAATTCCGAGGTTTCCTTCGGCATTTTCAAAATCAATTGGATTTACTTTATGCGGCATCGCAGAAGAACCTACTTCTCCGGCTTTAATCTTTTGTTTGAAATAATCCATGGAGATATAAGTCCAGATATCTCTACTGAAATCGATTAAAATGGTATTGATTCTTTTACATGTATCGAATAGGTGTGCCATGTGGTCATAATGCTCGATTTGTGTAGTAGGATGCGAACGATATAACCCTAAATGTTTATCTAAAAACGAATCTCCAAATACTTTCCAGTCCTGACCAGGATAAGCCACATGGTGTGCGTTAAAGTTTCCTGTTGCACCACCAAATTTTGCAGCCCATTTGATTTGATTTAAAATATCCAATTGCTCATCGATTCTAGAAACAAATACTTCAATTTCTTTTCCTAAACGCGTAGGAGAAGCTGGTTGACCATGCGTTCTGGCCAACATAGATATTTGAGACCATTCCTGAGAGAAATGAACCAATTTGCTTTTTACTTCCTGAATAGCTGGAACGATATTGTCAATGACACTATCCTTCATTGAAAGTGGAATAGCTGTATTATTGATGTCTTGAGAAGTTAATCCGAAGTGAATAAACTCTTTCCATTGACTAATTCCTAATTCATCGAATCTTTCTTTAATGAAATACTCTACAGCTTTAACATCGTGATTAGTCACTTTCTCGATGTCTTTCATAGCCTGCGCATCATCTGGAGAAAAGTTGCGATAAATATCTCTAAGCGCTTCAAATTTTTGCGAATCAAAATCCGCTAATTGTGGTAATGGAATTTCACACAATGCAATAAAATATTCAATCTCCACAAGTGTTCTGTATTTGAATAAAGCCCACTCCGAGAAATATTTCGAAAGAGATTCAGTTTTAGATTGATAACGCCCGTCAATTGGGGTGATGGCTGTCAAAGCTGTAAGTTCCATTACTTTAAAATTTTAGAGCTGCAAAAGTACATTTTTCATATACAAGAAAAGTATTATTTGACTGATAAATTGGAGGTGAAAACGGTCTTTTTTTGTTACTAAAAATCAAAAAAAGAAGAAATATATATCGGGTGTCGAAAAAAAAATGTTTGTTCGCAATAATTAAGAAGCAACCATCATACAACTTTACGTTTAAGATAACAGTAATACGTTAATGAAGAATAAATCTCAGGATTTACATGAGATTATTGCTCGATGCAAAAAGGGTGATAGAAGGGCTCAGAATCTAATTTTTGAAAGATTTTTTGGGAAGATGAGTAGTGTGTGCAGACGTTATATCTCTGATATGGATGAAGCGCAGGATGTTTTGCAGGCAGGTTTTATTAAAGTATTTTCGAATATCGGAAGATATAATGGAGAAGGTTCTTTTGAAGGTTGGATTAGACGAATCATATCGAATACAGCGATAGATCATATACGTAAACAAAAAAAGATTTTCGTTTCTATTGATGCATCAGATTATGATTGGTTGGCTGAA
This genomic interval from bacterium SCSIO 12643 contains the following:
- the purB gene encoding adenylosuccinate lyase — protein: MELTALTAITPIDGRYQSKTESLSKYFSEWALFKYRTLVEIEYFIALCEIPLPQLADFDSQKFEALRDIYRNFSPDDAQAMKDIEKVTNHDVKAVEYFIKERFDELGISQWKEFIHFGLTSQDINNTAIPLSMKDSVIDNIVPAIQEVKSKLVHFSQEWSQISMLARTHGQPASPTRLGKEIEVFVSRIDEQLDILNQIKWAAKFGGATGNFNAHHVAYPGQDWKVFGDSFLDKHLGLYRSHPTTQIEHYDHMAHLFDTCKRINTILIDFSRDIWTYISMDYFKQKIKAGEVGSSAMPHKVNPIDFENAEGNLGIANAIFEHLSAKLPISRLQRDLTDSTVLRNVGVPFGHTLIALSSLNKGLGKLLLNEEKIAADLENNWAVVAEAIQTVLRREGVPNPYEMLKGLTRTNKKIDGQVMQEFIESLEISSELKTELSQITPSNYTGI
- a CDS encoding RNA polymerase sigma factor, translating into MKNKSQDLHEIIARCKKGDRRAQNLIFERFFGKMSSVCRRYISDMDEAQDVLQAGFIKVFSNIGRYNGEGSFEGWIRRIISNTAIDHIRKQKKIFVSIDASDYDWLAEQENEELAWNKTLVNETERVMNEIQNLSPAYRLVFNMYVIEDYSHNEIADILGISVGTSKSNLSKAKRNLLKNLVKLEEQ